From a region of the Thermoplasmata archaeon genome:
- a CDS encoding serine--tRNA ligase, translating to ATSRGLVAILENYQNADGSVTVPKVLRPYMGGQESLRGLGSAAPS from the coding sequence TGGCCACGTCCCGCGGGCTCGTCGCGATCTTGGAGAACTACCAGAACGCGGACGGCAGCGTCACGGTGCCGAAGGTCCTGCGGCCGTACATGGGCGGACAGGAGAGCCTTCGCGGGCTGGGGTCCGCGGCCCCTTCCTGA